A genomic window from Halomonas sp. LR3S48 includes:
- a CDS encoding acyltransferase family protein, which translates to MNHARDPYPDALRAVALLTVMLGHWVATLPRFEDGRLVETGHILDAWAPAGFFTWIFQVVPLFLFVSAAVSSEGVWERYRAGDPHVHWWADRALGLARPTVTYLAILSLVVGIAFITREGVLEVLNHSLTVHLWFLLILLGVQLLLPLSVWADRRLGLWAAAMLIVGIVAVDLLRSRPASVDEWLQLGSLVTERHDYFAWINTLFFWLLPQQLGIAWWNGRFAGRRLGFALLLMGLVWLVSAVALGYPASMVNGSPGGHTNVLPPTLALLGVLWFQVGLVVLFETPVRGFLKRQRLGRWMAMLGAFGLQLYLWHKLAELPAAWLGQWLDWPINADVPGEPSFWIGRLEWLGLCALMVVPVMLAVVAFERYRKPHVAATTRAWRIASGGVALLVGLGASLLLGAYPGALIGLPLVAIASWLLRAPQQA; encoded by the coding sequence ATGAACCACGCACGCGATCCCTACCCTGATGCGCTGCGTGCCGTCGCCTTGCTGACCGTGATGCTCGGGCACTGGGTGGCCACGCTGCCGCGCTTCGAGGACGGCAGGCTGGTGGAGACCGGGCACATACTCGATGCCTGGGCACCGGCGGGTTTCTTTACCTGGATCTTCCAGGTCGTACCGCTGTTCCTCTTCGTCTCCGCCGCGGTCAGCTCCGAAGGAGTATGGGAGCGCTACCGCGCCGGCGATCCCCACGTTCACTGGTGGGCGGATCGTGCCCTGGGCCTGGCCCGTCCGACCGTGACCTACCTGGCCATCCTGTCTCTCGTCGTGGGCATTGCCTTCATCACCCGCGAAGGCGTGCTCGAGGTACTCAACCATTCACTGACCGTGCATCTCTGGTTCCTGTTGATCCTGCTTGGCGTACAGCTGTTGCTACCGCTTAGCGTGTGGGCCGACCGGCGCCTCGGCCTGTGGGCGGCGGCCATGTTGATCGTGGGCATCGTCGCAGTGGATCTGTTGCGTTCCCGTCCCGCTTCGGTCGACGAGTGGCTTCAACTGGGTTCACTGGTCACCGAGCGTCACGACTATTTCGCCTGGATCAATACGCTGTTCTTCTGGCTGCTGCCGCAACAGCTCGGCATCGCCTGGTGGAACGGCCGCTTCGCCGGGCGGCGGCTGGGGTTCGCGCTGTTGCTGATGGGCCTGGTCTGGCTGGTATCGGCAGTCGCTCTCGGTTACCCCGCCTCGATGGTCAACGGTAGTCCCGGTGGCCACACCAACGTGTTGCCGCCGACGCTGGCCCTGCTCGGGGTGCTGTGGTTCCAGGTCGGGCTGGTGGTGCTCTTCGAGACGCCGGTAAGGGGGTTCTTGAAACGCCAGCGACTGGGGCGTTGGATGGCGATGCTCGGTGCGTTCGGCCTGCAGCTCTACCTCTGGCACAAGCTGGCCGAACTACCGGCGGCCTGGCTGGGGCAATGGCTGGATTGGCCGATCAATGCCGACGTGCCGGGCGAGCCGAGCTTCTGGATCGGCCGCCTGGAGTGGCTCGGGTTGTGCGCCCTGATGGTGGTGCCGGTGATGCTCGCGGTGGTGGCCTTCGAGCGCTACCGCAAGCCGCATGTCGCCGCGACCACTCGCGCCTGGCGTATCGCCAGCGGCGGCGTGGCGCTGCTGGTCGGCCTGGGAGCCAGCCTGTTGCTCGGGGCGTACCCGGGGGCGCTCATCGGCCTGCCGCTGGTCGCCATCGCCTCCTGGCTGTTGCGCGCTCCGCAGCAGGCCTGA
- the blaOXA gene encoding class D beta-lactamase has protein sequence MTLKSLRLKILTQRTLAGALLLALVPLSAVADSWQERADWGEIFRANEASGTLLIVDKREGTSTTLVHDGERARQRFVPASTFKIPHSLFVLDADVVKDEFEVFPWDGVERDFPQWNADHDLRSGMRNSVVWLYQQFARELGEEREQRYLEAIDYGNADIGDDVENFWLEEDMLEISAEEQIEFLERLYRNELPFDEADQRLVKDLIIVGAGSDWIQRGKTGWSGKLGWWVGWVERPSGPVFFALNMETPNRLADLPKRQGIVNEALRTIEALPPEA, from the coding sequence ATGACCCTAAAATCCTTGAGGCTGAAAATCCTGACACAGAGAACCTTGGCCGGTGCCTTGCTGCTGGCCCTGGTTCCCCTGAGCGCCGTCGCCGATAGCTGGCAGGAGCGGGCCGACTGGGGCGAGATCTTCCGCGCCAACGAGGCCAGCGGCACATTGCTGATCGTCGACAAGCGCGAGGGCACCTCCACGACCCTGGTACACGATGGCGAGCGTGCCCGGCAGCGCTTCGTGCCTGCCTCCACTTTCAAGATTCCCCATAGCCTGTTCGTCCTCGATGCCGACGTGGTGAAAGACGAGTTTGAGGTCTTTCCCTGGGATGGCGTCGAGCGTGACTTCCCGCAGTGGAATGCCGACCACGACTTGCGCTCGGGCATGCGCAACTCGGTGGTGTGGCTCTACCAGCAGTTTGCCAGGGAACTTGGCGAAGAGAGAGAGCAGCGCTATCTGGAAGCGATCGACTACGGCAACGCCGACATCGGCGACGACGTCGAGAACTTCTGGCTCGAGGAAGACATGCTGGAAATCTCGGCAGAGGAGCAGATCGAGTTCCTCGAGCGGCTTTACCGCAACGAGCTGCCGTTCGACGAGGCTGATCAGCGCCTGGTCAAGGATCTGATCATCGTCGGCGCCGGCAGCGACTGGATCCAGCGTGGCAAGACCGGCTGGAGCGGCAAGCTTGGCTGGTGGGTGGGCTGGGTCGAGCGCCCGAGCGGCCCGGTGTTCTTCGCCCTCAACATGGAAACGCCCAACCGTCTGGCCGACCTGCCCAAGCGCCAAGGCATCGTCAACGAGGCGCTGCGTACCATCGAGGCGTTGCCGCCGGAAGCGTGA
- a CDS encoding proline racemase family protein encodes MSHELTLQLLDTHAGGDVSRIVIGGIDPLPGATVRQQMEYLENDADGLRKLLLNEPYGIPEMSVDLIVPATDPQAQMGYIIMEVMGYPVYSGSNTICTATALLETGLVPKREGIQHFTLESPAGLVQIEARVENGVVEAITCGGLPSYIDTHRARIHVPEVGDVTYSIAYSGGFYALVDAEELGFSLKREEERALAECAHRIVEAIQAHSGFSHYTLGDVGPLPFLHFMGPVEQIADDFYRSRSATYVHPGVICRSTTGTGTSARLALMHYEGTIKPGDKLETVSLRETGFIGQFIEAREAGGKHQVVENTITGKSYVLARSEIVVNCEDPMVDCGGVHHILSSRHP; translated from the coding sequence ATGAGCCACGAACTCACCCTGCAACTGCTCGACACCCATGCCGGCGGTGACGTCAGCCGCATCGTGATCGGCGGTATCGACCCCCTGCCCGGCGCCACCGTGCGTCAGCAGATGGAGTACCTGGAGAACGACGCCGACGGCCTGCGCAAGCTGCTGCTGAACGAGCCCTACGGCATCCCCGAGATGTCGGTGGACCTGATCGTGCCCGCCACCGACCCCCAGGCGCAGATGGGCTACATCATCATGGAAGTGATGGGGTATCCGGTCTATTCCGGCTCCAATACCATCTGCACCGCTACCGCGCTGCTCGAGACCGGGTTGGTCCCCAAGCGTGAGGGCATCCAGCATTTCACGCTGGAATCCCCGGCCGGGCTGGTCCAGATCGAAGCGCGAGTGGAGAACGGCGTGGTCGAGGCCATCACCTGTGGCGGCCTGCCGAGCTACATCGACACCCACCGCGCGCGCATCCACGTGCCAGAGGTGGGCGATGTGACCTACAGCATCGCCTACAGCGGCGGCTTCTATGCCCTGGTGGATGCCGAGGAGCTCGGCTTCTCGCTCAAGCGCGAGGAGGAGCGGGCGCTGGCCGAGTGCGCGCACCGTATCGTCGAGGCTATCCAGGCCCACAGCGGTTTCTCCCACTACACCCTGGGCGACGTCGGGCCGCTACCGTTCCTGCACTTCATGGGGCCGGTGGAGCAGATCGCCGACGACTTCTACCGCTCGCGTTCGGCGACCTACGTCCACCCGGGCGTGATCTGCCGCAGCACCACCGGCACCGGCACTTCGGCGCGGCTGGCACTGATGCATTATGAAGGCACCATCAAGCCAGGCGACAAGTTGGAAACCGTCTCGCTACGCGAGACGGGGTTCATCGGCCAGTTCATCGAAGCACGCGAGGCCGGCGGCAAGCACCAGGTGGTGGAGAACACCATCACCGGCAAGAGCTATGTGCTGGCGCGCTCGGAGATCGTGGTCAACTGCGAGGATCCCATGGTCGACTGTGGCGGGGTGCACCATATCCTCAGCTCTAGGCATCCATAA
- a CDS encoding ion transporter, translating into MPSRRVSRPLSPTLERLHLTWDLLIMVLVVANLALLLFDSLFLLPPLNDLFATVAPGLHGAYDRHVHANFIEIDLVFVAIFVLDVLLGWSAAIAERRYHRWFFYPFVHWYDVLGCIPLSGFRLLRVLRIFSLLFRLQRLGLIDVRRWQLYAFYAKYYDVFFEELSDRVALRLLGNMQEQVRSGDSLSTRIIDRVVMPRKQQLIHELSRRLEEMTGNAYARNREETMRYVSALVGRTVAESQEIRRLRRLPMGDAVARSMQSSLADLACRLVHEAMEGLRSPEFTALVERLADSGFDTWLQVDEHTDRVTEQVLVDMLELIKEQIAVKQWRNRYD; encoded by the coding sequence ATGCCGTCGAGGAGAGTCTCACGTCCGCTGAGCCCGACGCTGGAGCGCCTGCATCTGACCTGGGACCTGCTGATCATGGTGCTGGTCGTGGCCAACCTGGCGCTGCTGCTGTTCGACAGCCTGTTCCTGCTGCCGCCACTGAACGATCTCTTCGCCACCGTCGCCCCGGGCCTGCACGGCGCCTATGATCGTCACGTGCACGCCAACTTTATCGAGATCGACCTCGTCTTCGTCGCGATCTTCGTGCTCGACGTACTCCTGGGCTGGTCCGCAGCGATCGCCGAACGCCGCTATCACCGCTGGTTCTTCTACCCCTTCGTGCACTGGTACGACGTGCTGGGCTGCATCCCGCTGAGCGGCTTCCGACTCCTGCGCGTGCTGCGTATCTTCTCGCTGCTCTTCCGACTGCAGCGCCTGGGGCTGATCGACGTTCGCCGCTGGCAGCTCTACGCGTTCTATGCCAAATACTACGACGTCTTCTTCGAGGAGCTTTCCGATCGCGTGGCGCTGCGCCTGCTGGGCAACATGCAGGAACAGGTCCGTTCCGGCGACTCACTGTCGACGCGGATCATCGACCGGGTGGTGATGCCGCGCAAGCAGCAGTTGATCCACGAGCTTTCGCGTCGGTTGGAGGAGATGACCGGCAACGCCTATGCACGCAACCGAGAGGAGACGATGCGCTACGTCAGCGCGCTGGTCGGTCGTACCGTGGCCGAGAGCCAGGAGATAAGACGCCTGCGACGGCTGCCGATGGGTGATGCCGTCGCGCGCAGCATGCAATCGAGCCTTGCCGACCTGGCCTGCCGCCTGGTTCACGAGGCCATGGAGGGGCTGCGCTCGCCGGAGTTCACCGCACTGGTGGAGCGCCTGGCCGACAGCGGCTTCGATACCTGGCTGCAGGTCGACGAGCACACCGACCGGGTGACCGAACAGGTGCTCGTCGACATGCTCGAACTGATCAAGGAACAGATCGCCGTCAAGCAGTGGCGGAACCGCTACGATTGA
- a CDS encoding zinc-binding dehydrogenase, whose amino-acid sequence MPTENVPSIPATMNAMVLTGHGDIDKLVYRDDVATPRPGRGEVLVQVTATAKNNTDRKAREGLYPTKDKGDVTSFAMGGEPTLTFPRIQGADVAGRVVAVGEGVPASRIGERGLLDFNLYADERRDINLTPDYYGHGADGGYAEYIAVPSDQFHHVANPELADAELAAMGMCSYQTGYHMMTSARVAAGERVLVSGASGGVGAALIQMCRIVGAIPYAVSQPDKADALLELGAEAVIDRGDLTTFVERVLDATGGAPIDAVMDLVGGEMTDLFIDTMIGDMKARSTYPRLSIAGASGGNLSEIMWTRIYLYQVQIFGVSHGTREEAEQLVEWIRGGQLKPVLHAAFKLSELHEAERYFVNRGSNYLGKIVVVPDAQWAEHGAPFALEGNVFKDKA is encoded by the coding sequence ATGCCTACAGAGAACGTGCCGTCCATTCCGGCCACCATGAATGCCATGGTCCTGACCGGCCACGGCGATATCGACAAACTGGTGTATCGCGACGACGTCGCCACTCCCCGCCCGGGGCGGGGCGAGGTGCTGGTACAGGTCACCGCCACGGCCAAGAACAACACCGATCGCAAGGCTCGCGAGGGGCTCTATCCGACCAAGGACAAGGGTGACGTGACCTCGTTCGCCATGGGCGGCGAGCCCACGCTGACCTTCCCGCGGATACAGGGCGCCGACGTGGCCGGTCGGGTGGTGGCGGTGGGCGAGGGGGTTCCAGCCTCACGAATCGGTGAGCGCGGCCTGCTCGACTTCAACCTCTACGCGGACGAGCGCCGCGACATCAACCTGACGCCCGACTACTACGGCCACGGCGCCGACGGCGGTTACGCCGAGTATATCGCCGTGCCGTCGGACCAGTTCCACCACGTGGCGAACCCGGAGCTTGCCGATGCCGAACTGGCGGCGATGGGCATGTGCTCCTACCAGACCGGCTACCACATGATGACCTCGGCCAGGGTAGCGGCGGGCGAGCGGGTGCTGGTCAGCGGTGCCAGCGGCGGTGTGGGTGCCGCGCTGATCCAGATGTGCCGCATCGTCGGTGCGATTCCCTATGCGGTGAGCCAGCCCGACAAGGCGGACGCCCTGCTCGAGCTGGGTGCCGAGGCGGTGATCGATCGTGGCGACCTGACCACCTTCGTCGAGCGCGTGCTCGATGCCACCGGCGGTGCGCCCATCGATGCCGTGATGGACCTGGTCGGCGGCGAGATGACCGATCTGTTCATCGACACCATGATCGGCGACATGAAGGCCCGTTCCACCTACCCGCGGCTCTCCATCGCCGGTGCCAGCGGCGGCAACCTCAGCGAGATCATGTGGACGCGCATCTATCTTTACCAGGTGCAGATCTTCGGCGTCTCCCACGGTACTCGCGAGGAGGCCGAGCAATTGGTCGAGTGGATCCGCGGCGGCCAGCTCAAGCCGGTGCTGCATGCCGCCTTCAAGCTCTCCGAACTGCATGAGGCGGAGCGCTACTTCGTCAATCGCGGCAGCAATTACCTGGGCAAGATCGTCGTCGTGCCCGACGCTCAGTGGGCCGAACACGGCGCGCCCTTCGCGCTCGAAGGCAACGTTTTCAAGGACAAGGCATGA
- a CDS encoding LysR family transcriptional regulator — MTRPYLPLNALRAFEASARHLSFTRAADELNVTQAAVSHQVKLLEERLGTALFKRLPRGLMITAEGEALLPVTRDAFDRMANMLERLEGGRVRDILSVGAVGTFAVGWLLPRLASFQRSHPLIEVRLSTHNNRVDMPIEGLDYAIRFGDGAWHGLEAQRLFDAPLSALCTPHLAESLRTPADLARHTLLRSYRENEWTHWFAAAGVSRPPARAHGVTFDSSLAMMEAAVQGVGVALAPPRMFGRQLSSGQVVQPFDIHAALGSYWLTRLKSRTPSAAMEAFQAWLHGEVQRAYGDEA; from the coding sequence ATGACGAGACCCTACCTACCGCTCAACGCCCTGCGCGCCTTCGAGGCCTCGGCCCGCCACCTGAGCTTCACCCGCGCCGCCGACGAGCTGAACGTGACCCAGGCGGCGGTGAGCCACCAGGTCAAGCTGCTGGAGGAACGCCTGGGCACGGCGCTGTTCAAGCGCCTGCCCCGCGGGCTGATGATCACCGCCGAGGGCGAGGCGCTGCTGCCGGTGACGCGCGATGCCTTCGACCGCATGGCGAACATGCTGGAGCGGCTCGAGGGCGGCAGGGTGCGCGACATTCTCAGTGTGGGTGCAGTGGGCACCTTCGCGGTAGGCTGGCTGCTCCCGCGGCTGGCAAGCTTCCAGCGCAGCCACCCGCTGATCGAGGTTCGCCTGTCAACCCACAACAACCGGGTCGACATGCCCATCGAAGGGCTGGACTATGCCATTCGCTTCGGCGATGGCGCATGGCACGGGCTCGAGGCTCAGCGGCTGTTCGATGCCCCGCTTTCTGCCCTGTGCACCCCTCACCTGGCCGAATCCCTGCGCACGCCGGCAGACCTGGCCCGCCACACCCTGCTGCGCTCCTATCGCGAGAACGAATGGACGCATTGGTTCGCGGCGGCGGGTGTGTCGCGGCCACCGGCAAGGGCTCATGGCGTGACCTTCGACTCGTCACTGGCCATGATGGAAGCTGCGGTGCAGGGCGTTGGCGTGGCCCTCGCCCCGCCGCGGATGTTCGGACGACAGTTGAGCAGCGGCCAGGTCGTCCAGCCTTTCGACATCCATGCCGCGCTGGGTAGTTACTGGCTCACCCGGCTCAAGTCGCGCACGCCCAGCGCCGCCATGGAAGCCTTCCAGGCGTGGCTGCACGGCGAGGTACAGCGGGCCTACGGCGATGAGGCCTAG
- a CDS encoding thioredoxin family protein has translation MTMQVEYMASAPSLEEVCSLDGVTVLEFGTPWCGYCQIAQPGLERALARRHDVHHLKIEDGPGRRLGRAFRIKLWPTLVFLHDGEEVARLVRPASGEAIEQTLEAAVA, from the coding sequence ATGACCATGCAGGTCGAGTACATGGCATCGGCGCCAAGCCTCGAAGAGGTGTGCTCCCTCGACGGTGTCACCGTGCTCGAGTTCGGCACCCCCTGGTGCGGCTACTGCCAGATTGCCCAGCCTGGACTCGAGCGGGCCCTCGCGCGTCGTCACGACGTACATCATCTCAAGATCGAGGACGGCCCAGGTCGACGCCTGGGGCGGGCGTTTCGCATAAAGCTGTGGCCGACGCTGGTTTTTCTTCACGATGGCGAAGAGGTGGCTCGGCTGGTGCGCCCTGCCAGCGGCGAAGCCATCGAGCAGACACTCGAAGCTGCGGTGGCTTGA
- a CDS encoding diacylglycerol/lipid kinase family protein has protein sequence MNYWLIVNDAAGDGRRGESYWREHLQAAGIDEVQVRALSATDWEREVAPGDRLLAAGGDGSVNRVASVCIERHAVLGVLPSGTANDFARNLNLPEDPAALCRLVRSGQSVTVDVAWLNGHLFLNVAHIGLGTLPAKDASQAQKRRLGRFSYLLTLAQRIGLQSGIHGRIECNGQVVEGRWLTIAIASGAYFGGGHDIAEARIDDGLLDVVAVRQRSWLRLLVAFVMVRLLRRTPRHDDTVVHLQAPQCHVQLRNAHTLTADGENLGRMSNVSAFTQRGVLEVLCERPDPIQPSAPEAIRDMAPPSAEAP, from the coding sequence ATGAACTATTGGCTGATCGTCAACGACGCAGCTGGCGATGGCCGCCGGGGAGAGAGCTACTGGCGCGAGCATCTACAGGCGGCGGGCATCGATGAGGTGCAGGTTCGCGCACTTAGCGCTACCGATTGGGAACGCGAAGTGGCACCGGGAGACCGCCTCCTGGCGGCCGGCGGCGATGGCTCGGTCAACCGGGTGGCCTCGGTCTGCATCGAGCGCCATGCCGTGCTCGGCGTACTGCCCTCGGGAACGGCGAACGACTTTGCCCGCAACTTGAACCTGCCGGAAGATCCCGCCGCGTTGTGTCGCCTGGTGCGCTCGGGTCAGAGTGTGACGGTCGACGTGGCCTGGCTAAACGGTCACCTGTTCCTCAATGTCGCCCATATCGGGCTCGGCACCCTTCCCGCCAAAGATGCCTCCCAGGCGCAGAAACGACGGCTGGGCCGCTTCAGCTATCTGCTCACCCTGGCACAGCGGATCGGCCTGCAGAGCGGTATCCATGGTCGCATCGAGTGCAATGGCCAGGTCGTCGAGGGGCGCTGGCTTACCATCGCCATCGCCTCGGGCGCTTATTTTGGCGGCGGGCACGACATCGCCGAGGCCCGCATCGACGATGGCCTGCTGGACGTGGTGGCAGTACGCCAGCGCTCCTGGCTGCGTCTGCTCGTCGCCTTCGTCATGGTCCGCCTGCTACGGCGTACGCCTCGACACGACGACACCGTGGTGCACCTCCAGGCACCCCAATGTCATGTGCAATTGCGCAATGCCCATACGTTGACCGCGGATGGCGAGAACCTCGGCCGCATGTCCAACGTCTCGGCCTTCACACAGCGCGGTGTCCTCGAGGTGCTTTGCGAGCGGCCCGACCCGATTCAACCCTCGGCGCCGGAAGCGATACGCGACATGGCTCCACCCAGCGCTGAGGCGCCTTGA
- a CDS encoding alpha/beta hydrolase: MLPSLVADIEAGDYSRLHDFFRIDDYDPEPEAPNYALGYFLAHVCSDMGTNRPSVADSTAAVAREPAVLGFEPPWLCAWWGEDGDVPVEHNDPPVSETPALAIHGEMDPCCTPRWSEHLRRTLPNLQYVVYQGLGHSPVNECRSTMVQAFLDDPHRPVDDSCRDEVAHEPWVIEPIATKEARDT, translated from the coding sequence GTGCTGCCGAGCCTCGTGGCAGACATAGAGGCGGGGGACTACTCGCGCCTGCACGATTTCTTCCGCATCGACGACTACGATCCCGAGCCCGAGGCGCCCAACTATGCGCTCGGCTATTTCCTCGCCCATGTGTGCAGCGACATGGGCACGAACCGCCCGAGCGTGGCCGACTCCACCGCCGCCGTGGCCCGCGAACCCGCCGTGCTCGGCTTCGAGCCGCCGTGGCTATGTGCCTGGTGGGGCGAGGATGGCGACGTGCCGGTGGAACACAACGACCCGCCCGTCAGCGAGACGCCGGCACTGGCAATTCATGGCGAGATGGATCCTTGCTGCACCCCACGCTGGAGCGAACACCTGCGCCGTACCCTGCCCAACCTGCAGTACGTCGTCTACCAGGGCCTCGGGCACAGCCCGGTCAACGAGTGCCGCTCGACCATGGTCCAGGCCTTTCTCGACGACCCGCACCGCCCCGTCGACGACAGTTGTCGCGACGAAGTCGCCCACGAGCCCTGGGTCATCGAGCCCATTGCGACAAAGGAAGCCAGGGACACATGA
- a CDS encoding DUF1499 domain-containing protein, with the protein MSALYRQHRQRGGRWPTRIAGFSVLLLVLAALLLAGAGPAYRLDLLTLGGAFNMLRLGGLLGLGAIAVALLALLVALLCRRKGVVWMTLFTTAATVALLAIPWMYWQRAQSAPPIHDITTDLENPPEFVALAPAREAAPNAVDYPGESFARRQRRAYPDIQPRHFPLPLATVRAAAEAAVLDMGWEIADISIDAVDTIEATATTRWFGFKDDVVIRLTQESDGIRVDVRSASRLGRGDAGANAKRIQDYFDALERRTG; encoded by the coding sequence ATGTCCGCTCTGTATCGTCAGCACCGTCAGCGCGGCGGACGGTGGCCGACACGCATCGCCGGGTTCAGTGTGCTGTTGCTGGTGTTGGCCGCGTTACTGCTGGCCGGTGCCGGACCCGCCTACCGGCTGGACCTGCTGACGCTGGGTGGGGCCTTCAATATGCTGCGTTTGGGCGGCCTGCTGGGCCTTGGCGCCATCGCGGTCGCCCTGCTGGCACTGCTGGTGGCGCTTCTGTGTCGTCGCAAGGGCGTCGTCTGGATGACGCTGTTCACGACCGCAGCCACCGTGGCGCTATTGGCGATACCCTGGATGTATTGGCAGCGCGCCCAATCGGCGCCGCCAATCCACGACATCACCACGGACCTGGAAAATCCTCCGGAATTCGTCGCCCTGGCTCCCGCTCGCGAGGCCGCGCCCAACGCCGTCGACTACCCCGGCGAGTCATTCGCCCGCCGCCAACGCAGAGCCTACCCCGATATCCAACCCCGCCATTTCCCCCTGCCCCTGGCGACGGTTCGTGCCGCCGCCGAAGCCGCCGTGCTGGACATGGGCTGGGAGATCGCCGACATCTCCATCGATGCCGTCGATACCATCGAGGCCACCGCGACGACACGCTGGTTCGGCTTCAAGGACGACGTGGTGATTCGGCTGACGCAGGAGTCCGACGGCATACGGGTCGATGTGCGCTCGGCTTCGCGCCTGGGGCGCGGCGATGCGGGCGCCAATGCGAAGCGGATTCAAGACTATTTCGATGCGCTGGAGCGGCGCACCGGCTAG
- the arfB gene encoding alternative ribosome rescue aminoacyl-tRNA hydrolase ArfB — MLHISNSVELPDHEIELSQIRAQGAGGQNVNKVASAVHLRFDIANSSLPPFYKERLLALSDQRITKEGVVVLKAQSYRTFEQNREDALERLKALIQEAVKTRKARKPTKPTRASKRRRMDSKTKKGQTKALRGKPKI; from the coding sequence ATGCTGCACATTTCCAATAGCGTGGAACTGCCCGACCACGAGATCGAGCTCAGCCAGATCCGCGCTCAGGGAGCCGGTGGCCAGAACGTCAACAAGGTGGCTTCCGCGGTGCACCTGCGCTTCGATATCGCGAACTCCAGCCTGCCGCCCTTTTACAAGGAGCGGCTGCTGGCGCTGTCCGATCAGCGCATCACCAAGGAGGGCGTGGTGGTGCTCAAGGCGCAGAGCTACCGCACCTTCGAGCAGAACCGCGAGGATGCCCTGGAGCGGCTCAAGGCGCTGATCCAGGAGGCGGTGAAGACGCGCAAGGCACGCAAGCCCACCAAGCCGACCCGCGCCTCGAAGCGCAGACGCATGGATAGCAAGACGAAGAAGGGGCAGACCAAGGCGTTGCGCGGCAAGCCCAAGATTTAG